The Ferrimicrobium acidiphilum DSM 19497 genome window below encodes:
- a CDS encoding ribonuclease J, translating to MNSSAATPQLVSVRFLGGLGEIGRNCLVITQGRDAVVIDCGVMFPKADMPGVDVVLPDYRYLIEADLDLHGVLVTHGHEDHIGALPHLLRERVMPIYGSPVTLAFARSRLEQSGVSGISYHEIDDYGSVRVGPFDVEFIPVTHSIPGATAIVVSTEQGLILHTGDFKIDRTPVDHRAFGLDRMATLGAAGVRLLLSDSTNADEPGSSNSESSVGLVLSEVFAENQDRRLTVVCFASHLHRIQQIMAACRASGRKICLVGRSLQRNVKLADQLGLFPAGALEGFVDVEVIDDLDPASVCVIATGSQGEHSSALHRLAFAKDPWFEMGDRDTVIFSSDTIPGNESAVYRVINQLARLGVRAIYPSVRRVHSSGHARRDELELLITLVRPEFFIPVHGEYRHLAAHHQLALTTGAVAGEARICDDGDEVLLSEQGLAWGESRSGDYLYVDGKVGDINASVLRDRRSLSADGIVVAALTMAEGRQLVGDPEIFSFGWVHDEREEGLLLAIRDVVSATVVGLRPDQGVSHLKDQLKRRVGKYVREQTKRRPLVVPLVIEV from the coding sequence ATGAATAGCAGCGCGGCTACTCCACAGCTGGTGTCGGTGAGGTTTCTTGGTGGGTTGGGTGAGATTGGGCGCAACTGTCTGGTCATTACCCAGGGGCGAGATGCGGTAGTTATCGATTGTGGAGTCATGTTTCCGAAGGCGGATATGCCTGGCGTTGATGTGGTGCTGCCCGACTATCGCTATCTGATCGAGGCCGATCTAGATCTCCATGGGGTACTTGTAACTCACGGACATGAGGACCATATAGGTGCACTTCCACACCTGTTGCGTGAGCGTGTTATGCCGATCTATGGGTCCCCAGTCACGCTGGCATTCGCTCGTTCGCGACTTGAGCAGTCCGGCGTCTCGGGTATTAGCTATCACGAGATAGACGACTACGGATCGGTGAGGGTCGGACCGTTCGATGTCGAGTTTATTCCCGTGACCCACTCGATCCCGGGTGCAACAGCTATTGTGGTCTCGACCGAACAGGGGTTGATCCTCCATACCGGCGACTTCAAGATCGATCGCACACCAGTCGACCACAGGGCTTTTGGTCTTGATCGTATGGCGACACTGGGAGCAGCGGGAGTTCGGTTACTCCTTTCAGATTCAACCAACGCTGACGAACCTGGGTCGTCGAACTCTGAGAGTTCGGTTGGCCTGGTACTCTCCGAGGTGTTCGCCGAGAATCAGGACCGTAGATTGACGGTCGTATGTTTTGCATCCCATCTCCATCGAATCCAGCAGATTATGGCGGCCTGTCGCGCCTCAGGGCGAAAGATCTGCCTGGTTGGGCGCTCATTGCAACGCAACGTGAAACTCGCTGATCAGCTTGGCTTGTTCCCTGCTGGTGCACTCGAGGGGTTTGTCGATGTCGAGGTTATTGACGATCTAGACCCTGCCTCGGTGTGTGTTATTGCTACCGGCAGCCAAGGCGAGCATTCGTCGGCGTTGCATCGGTTGGCCTTTGCAAAGGACCCATGGTTTGAGATGGGCGATCGCGATACCGTCATCTTCTCCTCCGACACGATTCCTGGCAATGAGTCAGCTGTATATCGGGTCATCAACCAGCTCGCGAGGCTCGGTGTGCGTGCGATCTATCCGTCCGTTCGTAGGGTCCATTCATCCGGCCACGCCCGACGCGATGAGCTTGAGTTGCTTATCACACTGGTGCGCCCGGAGTTCTTCATACCAGTCCATGGTGAGTATCGGCATCTTGCTGCACATCACCAGCTGGCGCTCACCACGGGTGCGGTGGCTGGCGAGGCTCGTATTTGTGATGATGGTGATGAGGTACTACTGAGCGAGCAGGGCCTAGCATGGGGTGAGTCTCGGTCGGGAGACTACCTCTATGTGGATGGCAAGGTTGGAGACATCAACGCCAGTGTGTTGAGGGACCGCCGCAGCCTATCGGCTGATGGCATCGTGGTAGCGGCACTCACAATGGCCGAGGGGCGCCAGTTGGTCGGAGATCCGGAGATCTTCTCATTTGGTTGGGTCCATGATGAGCGCGAAGAGGGCCTGCTCCTTGCGATTCGTGATGTCGTCTCGGCTACCGTGGTTGGGTTGCGCCCCGATCAAGGTGTCAGTCACCTCAAGGATCAGTTGAAGCGGCGTGTAGGCAAGTACGTTCGTGAGCAGACCAAGCGCCGACCGTTGGTGGTCCCACTTGTGATCGAGGTGTGA
- the rpsO gene encoding 30S ribosomal protein S15, translating to MSTKQDVITSYQTREGDTGSPEVQVAILTDRIAQLTEHLKVHKGDHHSRRGLMMMIGRRRRLLDYLRDQDVERYRTLISRLGLRR from the coding sequence ATGTCGACCAAGCAAGATGTCATTACGAGCTATCAGACTCGTGAGGGTGATACCGGTTCCCCAGAGGTTCAGGTCGCCATCCTTACCGACAGGATAGCTCAGCTTACTGAGCATCTCAAGGTGCACAAGGGTGACCATCACTCGCGCCGTGGACTGATGATGATGATTGGACGGCGTCGACGACTTCTCGACTACCTGCGTGACCAAGACGTTGAGCGCTACCGTACTTTGATATCCCGTCTTGGCTTGCGCCGTTAG
- a CDS encoding DNA translocase FtsK, whose product MATSSRGRSNTAKKPSSTKGRPTRSRPSSTTQVHWSREATGLVWAVGALLLGIVAYSGLFGGLGRVLLGLGHDLLGVLAWVVYVVAAVIGFAVVMKYRRLPRFSLLFAGIVVIAIASIDAAVELGATHNLVLPGSRYGGVVGDIVGFAATRLAGSIGGTIVLALIAIVCVLGLAGLKPRESMDWIVTRLGATRERDTSETRAPRAKRSSLSQHDEPKRTRGGRGAKGVGDAPPDQEPVDTPEVVGERVPPSSITPEPIPIEEPMLVDALASQPALHQVREDGPWRLPSQSLLKRGSRAKIDRGDLERRGRVLESALGSHGVAVKVANMTIGPTVTRYELELAEGVKVARVLALQRDIAYAMAATDVRILAPIPGKSAIGVEVPNRVREVVTLGDVLASPQMERATKVLDVPLGRDISGTAAVFDIAAMPHVLVAGSTGSGKSSLINSLLTSLLVRNTPRELRLILVDPKRVELSQYNALPHLLTSVVVDPKKAAHALNWAVEEMERRYDILAHWGVRDIVGYRELIALSAGADDPDEGPPEELPYILVVIDELNDLMMAAPRDVEDSICRIAQKARAVGVHLVIATQRPSVDVITGVIKTNVPSRIAFAVASQTDSRVILDQLGAEKLVGKGDLLMVTATSSQPRRLQAPWVSEHEVAAVVGHWRRQGAPTYLDELDKVEDTGRPKSDLAAEVDPLFSTAARLIVETGAGSTSMLQRRLKVGFARAGRLMDLLEDRGIVGPADGSKQRQVLVTVEELEELDI is encoded by the coding sequence GTGGCAACGTCGTCGCGCGGAAGATCTAATACGGCGAAGAAGCCCTCATCCACCAAAGGTCGCCCTACTAGGTCGCGGCCATCGTCGACTACGCAGGTTCACTGGTCACGCGAAGCGACCGGCCTCGTCTGGGCCGTCGGTGCCCTTCTCTTGGGTATTGTTGCCTACAGCGGACTCTTCGGTGGACTCGGACGGGTGCTGTTAGGGCTTGGTCATGATCTCCTGGGTGTCCTGGCCTGGGTGGTCTATGTCGTGGCAGCGGTGATCGGCTTCGCGGTGGTGATGAAGTACAGAAGATTGCCACGCTTTAGTCTGTTGTTCGCGGGCATAGTGGTCATAGCGATCGCCTCGATCGATGCCGCTGTAGAGCTGGGTGCAACCCATAATCTGGTTTTACCGGGGTCTCGTTATGGCGGAGTCGTGGGTGATATCGTAGGTTTTGCTGCTACGAGGCTGGCGGGATCGATCGGCGGTACGATCGTCCTCGCCCTTATCGCTATCGTCTGCGTGCTTGGGCTGGCAGGTCTCAAACCACGAGAGTCGATGGACTGGATCGTAACGCGTCTGGGCGCTACCCGTGAGCGTGACACATCTGAGACTCGAGCTCCAAGAGCTAAGCGCTCCTCTCTCTCTCAGCACGATGAACCCAAGCGTACTCGAGGAGGCAGGGGCGCCAAGGGAGTTGGCGACGCCCCGCCGGACCAGGAACCTGTCGATACCCCGGAGGTCGTTGGCGAGCGAGTGCCACCGTCTTCGATAACACCAGAGCCGATACCGATCGAGGAGCCGATGCTCGTCGATGCGCTCGCATCCCAACCTGCGTTGCATCAGGTACGCGAGGATGGACCGTGGCGGCTTCCTTCGCAGTCGTTGTTGAAGCGGGGGAGTCGTGCCAAGATCGACCGTGGGGACCTAGAGAGACGGGGTCGGGTGCTTGAGAGCGCACTTGGCTCTCACGGCGTCGCCGTTAAGGTCGCCAATATGACGATAGGTCCGACGGTAACGCGCTACGAACTCGAATTGGCTGAGGGCGTCAAGGTTGCACGAGTGCTAGCGCTCCAACGGGACATCGCCTATGCGATGGCAGCGACCGATGTCCGAATTCTGGCACCGATCCCAGGTAAGAGCGCCATTGGCGTCGAGGTGCCTAATCGGGTGCGTGAGGTAGTGACACTCGGAGACGTGTTGGCCAGCCCTCAGATGGAACGTGCGACCAAGGTGCTTGATGTGCCGCTTGGTCGTGATATCTCGGGCACAGCTGCGGTGTTCGATATCGCTGCAATGCCTCACGTGCTGGTGGCAGGCTCGACCGGGTCGGGCAAGTCATCGCTGATTAACTCGCTGTTGACCAGCCTTCTAGTTCGTAACACCCCGCGGGAGTTGCGACTTATCCTTGTCGATCCAAAGCGAGTGGAGTTATCGCAGTATAACGCCTTGCCTCACCTACTGACTAGTGTGGTGGTCGACCCCAAGAAGGCAGCTCATGCGCTGAATTGGGCGGTAGAGGAGATGGAGCGACGTTATGATATTCTCGCTCACTGGGGGGTGCGAGATATCGTTGGTTATCGCGAGCTCATCGCACTGTCCGCAGGAGCTGACGATCCAGACGAAGGGCCACCAGAAGAGCTTCCGTATATTTTGGTGGTGATCGATGAACTCAACGATCTCATGATGGCAGCTCCGCGCGATGTGGAGGACTCGATCTGTCGTATTGCCCAAAAGGCTCGAGCAGTCGGGGTGCATCTGGTCATCGCCACACAGAGACCGTCTGTCGATGTGATTACCGGCGTTATCAAGACGAACGTCCCCTCTCGGATTGCGTTCGCTGTCGCCTCCCAGACCGACTCTAGAGTCATACTCGACCAGCTCGGAGCGGAGAAGCTCGTTGGCAAGGGTGATCTCTTGATGGTGACCGCCACCAGCTCGCAACCACGTCGACTGCAGGCGCCGTGGGTGTCAGAGCATGAGGTAGCCGCTGTGGTTGGCCATTGGCGTCGTCAGGGGGCGCCGACCTACCTTGACGAGCTCGACAAGGTAGAGGATACCGGTCGGCCCAAGAGTGACCTCGCTGCTGAGGTGGACCCACTCTTCTCCACGGCTGCGCGATTAATCGTCGAGACTGGTGCTGGATCGACGTCGATGTTGCAAAGAAGGCTCAAGGTTGGATTTGCTCGCGCCGGTCGACTTATGGACCTGTTGGAGGATCGTGGTATCGTCGGGCCCGCTGACGGTTCGAAACAGCGTCAAGTCCTGGTGACCGTTGAGGAGCTTGAAGAGCTCGACATCTAG
- a CDS encoding polyribonucleotide nucleotidyltransferase translates to MSAISVERQFTGMDTLIRFETGLLAPQAHGAVVAQLGDTMVLATATTSKQPKDGIDFFPLTVDVEERMYAAGKIPGSFFRREGRASDQAILTCRLIDRPLRPCFPDGFRNDVHVVVTILGADLINPHDVLSINAASAALMMSGIPFQGPIGAVRIALAADGRWIPFPTYQEGDESSFELVVAGRMTSDGSDVAVMMVEAGGTEFTWKAYESKGAIPTEEVVAAGLVEAKRWIAESIALQQELIAKATPREPMSWTPVTDYSDEIAQAVQTAARARLVTANAIADKLERATAIESINAEVQEALSSQFEDQAGAIKSALRSLLKAVVRERIVNDGVRIDGRDTSTIRPLSATVGLIPTAHGSGMFQRGETQVLNVCTLGMPRMNQQLDTLGIEDSKRYMHHYNMPPFASGEPGFMRGPKRREIGHGLLAERALAPVVPSEEEFSYALRLVSEVLSSNGSTSMASVCGSTLSLMDAGVPIKAPVGGIAMGLIYEDGKYVTLTDILGAEDAFGDMDFKVAGTRDFVTALQLDTKIDGIPADVLASALKQAHTARMQIIDVIEQTISAPRAEVAATAPRIVTIQIPMDKIGEIIGPKGKNINAMQLDTGCDISVDDDGSVGRVVIGSKDGEMVKEVQRRIELILNPPEATLGAVYLGKVVGITKFGAFVNILPGRDGLVHISKLGRGKRVDRVEDVLELNQEISVRVDEIDPSGKLALSLIDENTGASSSVSDTTGTAAPVSKQAAAAAPSNRVSFEDSFETELAREIGDLG, encoded by the coding sequence ATGTCGGCAATCAGTGTCGAGCGTCAGTTCACGGGTATGGATACCCTGATTCGTTTTGAAACCGGACTTCTTGCCCCTCAGGCTCATGGAGCTGTTGTGGCCCAGCTTGGCGATACCATGGTGCTCGCAACGGCCACCACTAGCAAGCAGCCAAAGGATGGTATCGACTTCTTCCCACTCACGGTGGACGTTGAGGAGAGGATGTATGCCGCTGGAAAAATCCCAGGTTCGTTCTTTCGCCGAGAGGGTCGCGCCAGCGATCAGGCCATCTTGACGTGTCGATTGATCGATCGTCCGTTGCGTCCTTGCTTCCCTGATGGTTTTCGTAACGATGTCCACGTGGTGGTCACCATTCTCGGTGCCGACTTGATCAATCCGCACGATGTTCTATCTATCAATGCTGCCTCGGCGGCGCTCATGATGTCGGGTATTCCGTTCCAAGGACCTATAGGAGCGGTGCGCATCGCTTTGGCGGCCGACGGACGATGGATACCGTTCCCGACCTATCAAGAGGGTGACGAGAGCTCATTCGAGCTCGTCGTTGCTGGACGCATGACTAGTGACGGCTCCGATGTCGCCGTCATGATGGTTGAGGCTGGAGGCACGGAGTTTACCTGGAAGGCCTACGAGTCTAAGGGTGCCATCCCTACGGAGGAGGTCGTCGCAGCCGGACTTGTCGAGGCTAAGCGTTGGATAGCTGAGTCGATAGCTCTGCAGCAAGAACTGATCGCCAAGGCTACCCCAAGAGAGCCGATGAGTTGGACTCCGGTAACGGACTACAGCGATGAGATTGCGCAAGCCGTTCAAACCGCGGCTCGTGCCAGGCTCGTTACTGCTAATGCCATCGCGGACAAGCTTGAGCGAGCCACCGCGATCGAGAGCATCAATGCAGAGGTTCAAGAGGCCCTCTCTTCGCAGTTCGAGGATCAGGCAGGCGCCATCAAGTCTGCGCTTCGTTCGCTCCTCAAGGCTGTTGTACGTGAACGAATCGTCAACGATGGAGTTCGCATCGATGGTCGCGATACCTCAACGATACGACCTTTGTCGGCCACCGTTGGACTTATTCCTACTGCGCATGGTTCTGGGATGTTTCAACGCGGAGAGACTCAGGTGCTCAACGTGTGTACTCTTGGGATGCCACGCATGAATCAGCAGCTCGATACGCTCGGCATCGAGGACTCAAAGCGGTACATGCACCACTACAATATGCCGCCATTTGCCTCTGGTGAGCCTGGGTTTATGCGCGGTCCTAAGCGTCGAGAGATCGGTCACGGGCTACTTGCTGAGCGCGCGCTCGCCCCAGTTGTACCTTCCGAAGAGGAGTTTAGCTATGCTTTGCGTCTCGTTTCTGAGGTACTAAGCTCCAACGGCTCGACCTCGATGGCTTCGGTATGTGGATCCACCTTGTCGCTCATGGATGCAGGAGTTCCGATCAAAGCTCCTGTTGGCGGCATTGCTATGGGTCTGATCTATGAGGATGGCAAGTACGTCACCCTCACCGATATTCTCGGAGCTGAGGATGCCTTCGGAGACATGGATTTCAAGGTCGCAGGGACTCGTGACTTTGTCACGGCACTGCAGCTAGATACCAAGATCGATGGTATTCCAGCGGATGTCCTTGCCTCTGCACTCAAGCAAGCCCACACAGCACGTATGCAGATTATCGACGTCATTGAGCAGACGATCTCTGCCCCTCGCGCAGAGGTAGCCGCGACGGCGCCTCGCATAGTCACCATCCAGATCCCAATGGATAAGATTGGTGAGATCATCGGTCCAAAGGGCAAGAACATCAACGCCATGCAGCTCGACACGGGGTGTGATATCTCGGTTGATGATGATGGCAGCGTTGGTCGCGTCGTTATCGGCTCCAAGGATGGCGAGATGGTCAAGGAGGTTCAGCGACGCATTGAACTTATCCTGAATCCACCTGAGGCTACCTTGGGTGCTGTATATCTTGGTAAGGTGGTCGGAATCACCAAGTTCGGTGCCTTTGTCAACATTCTTCCCGGTCGCGATGGTCTTGTTCATATCTCCAAGTTGGGGCGTGGCAAGCGTGTCGACCGAGTAGAGGACGTACTGGAGCTCAATCAAGAGATCTCGGTCAGAGTTGACGAGATCGATCCTTCAGGCAAGCTGGCTCTGTCGTTGATCGATGAGAACACTGGCGCTAGCTCTAGTGTTAGTGATACCACCGGCACTGCTGCTCCTGTCAGCAAGCAAGCTGCGGCTGCTGCACCGTCGAATCGCGTCTCATTCGAGGACTCCTTTGAGACCGAGCTGGCGCGTGAGATCGGCGATCTCGGCTAG
- the dapA gene encoding 4-hydroxy-tetrahydrodipicolinate synthase, with the protein MLARFGPVLTAMGTPFGVDGEIDEEGVVNLARWLVANGSDGLVVTGSTGESGTLSDAERRQLWHLVRQAVDCPVLAGATTNDTAHSLRLIKDAEEVGADGILAVTPYYNRPPQAGLIRHFGAIAQATALPVMLYDIPARTGRRIEIPTFLSLLEEHSNIVAIKDASGDVARLGKLAGLIEGRAQVYCGDDSLLMPFLSLGAVGVVSVASHWAGLGFQALVDAAVGGNLERAIRLNRILVPSYEFESSERYPNPIPTKAMMAHLGVCAGYTRSPLIDPPEELIADARKLYDELRDNLADEGVGLINE; encoded by the coding sequence ATGCTGGCGCGATTTGGTCCTGTGTTGACCGCGATGGGTACGCCGTTTGGAGTTGATGGAGAGATAGATGAGGAGGGTGTGGTAAACCTGGCGCGTTGGCTGGTGGCCAACGGGTCTGATGGTCTCGTTGTCACCGGGTCTACAGGTGAATCTGGGACGCTTTCGGATGCCGAGCGTCGACAGCTCTGGCACTTGGTTCGTCAAGCAGTGGATTGTCCAGTTTTGGCTGGCGCCACCACCAATGACACTGCCCACTCATTGCGTTTGATCAAGGACGCGGAGGAGGTTGGAGCTGATGGCATTTTGGCTGTGACACCATACTACAATCGACCTCCACAGGCCGGACTGATTCGGCATTTCGGTGCAATCGCGCAAGCTACGGCCTTGCCGGTGATGCTCTACGATATCCCTGCTCGCACTGGACGTCGGATAGAGATCCCTACTTTTCTATCGCTGCTGGAGGAGCACTCAAATATTGTGGCGATCAAGGATGCATCGGGAGATGTTGCCCGGCTTGGCAAGCTCGCTGGATTGATAGAGGGTAGGGCACAGGTCTATTGCGGTGATGATTCGCTTCTGATGCCGTTTCTCAGTTTGGGTGCGGTTGGCGTAGTCTCGGTGGCTTCGCACTGGGCTGGGCTTGGTTTTCAGGCGCTTGTCGATGCTGCCGTAGGTGGTAACCTCGAACGAGCGATTCGTTTGAATCGCATCCTGGTCCCAAGCTACGAGTTTGAGAGCAGTGAGCGCTATCCTAACCCAATACCAACCAAAGCAATGATGGCTCATCTTGGGGTCTGTGCAGGCTACACGCGGTCACCACTGATCGATCCTCCAGAGGAGTTAATCGCCGATGCTAGAAAGCTCTACGATGAGCTACGTGATAACCTTGCGGACGAAGGAGTAGGTCTCATCAATGAATAG
- the ribF gene encoding riboflavin biosynthesis protein RibF, translating to MIEVLSSTSPSYSLDGSVVTIGAFDGLHRGHLQLLKEARAEAERRSLPLVVVTFDQHPMRVFAPDRAPRLLMGPLIRHRLLQSFGVDVLYLLHFDQERAAQPPAEFVEQVLGDTLSAVAVYVGENFSYGAKGAGSIADLEQQGTSLGFTVHGSRLLTVGEVDDSTPLEASTVVSATLIRSLVQEGRLDLANLLLGHPFGLEGVVVSGDRRGRTLGFPTANVSLGDGFVRPPDAVYAGYTYLSEQRYPLAISLGTRPMYYPDGGARLLEVFIVGADEDLYGREIPVLFVAKLRDQQVFDSEAVFRQQMERDVQDAVAAVEAWPSCSF from the coding sequence ATGATAGAGGTTCTGAGTTCGACGTCACCGTCGTATTCTCTCGACGGATCGGTGGTCACCATCGGCGCGTTTGATGGACTCCATCGGGGCCATCTCCAGCTACTGAAAGAGGCTCGTGCTGAGGCTGAAAGACGATCCTTGCCTCTGGTGGTGGTCACTTTTGATCAACATCCGATGAGGGTGTTTGCGCCCGATCGTGCACCGCGTCTGCTGATGGGTCCGCTGATTCGTCATCGACTGCTCCAGTCCTTTGGCGTTGATGTGCTCTATCTTCTCCATTTCGACCAAGAGCGGGCAGCCCAACCACCAGCCGAGTTCGTTGAGCAGGTGTTGGGCGATACGCTGTCAGCGGTGGCGGTCTACGTCGGGGAGAACTTCAGTTACGGCGCCAAAGGTGCAGGCTCGATAGCCGACCTCGAGCAACAGGGAACGAGTCTTGGGTTCACAGTGCATGGTTCGCGTCTGTTGACCGTCGGGGAGGTAGACGACTCAACACCGCTCGAAGCCTCCACAGTCGTCTCGGCGACACTGATTCGATCTCTCGTGCAGGAGGGTCGTTTAGATCTTGCCAACCTTCTGCTAGGACACCCTTTTGGGCTCGAAGGGGTTGTTGTATCGGGCGATCGAAGGGGTCGCACCCTCGGTTTCCCGACCGCGAACGTTAGTCTAGGTGATGGGTTTGTGAGGCCGCCTGATGCGGTATATGCAGGTTACACCTACCTTAGTGAACAGCGGTATCCATTGGCGATTTCGCTTGGAACACGACCTATGTACTACCCCGACGGAGGCGCTCGACTGTTGGAGGTCTTTATCGTTGGGGCGGATGAGGATCTTTACGGACGCGAGATTCCAGTCCTTTTCGTTGCAAAGCTTCGAGATCAGCAGGTCTTTGACTCTGAAGCCGTCTTTCGGCAGCAAATGGAGCGTGATGTCCAAGATGCAGTGGCAGCAGTTGAGGCCTGGCCGTCTTGTTCGTTCTGA
- the truB gene encoding tRNA pseudouridine(55) synthase TruB codes for MAEAGGFYAIDKPVGITSQLALSIAKRQLKVRKAGHSGTLDPLASGLLIVAVGSWSRLLAFVLGADKVYRGVVRCGLRTDSLDITGSIQGFRPVPAGVDAEVVRRALQRFKGPIQQLPPAFSALKVNGVRAYELARAGSEVTLERRSVVIHDIELLGLTRSGPFLDVELRIACSSGTYIRSIARDLGELLETGATLSSLRRESIGEVTLDAAKDPMSIEREDRLSLSAVFPSFGRYEIDEEILRMARHGHPLDRPRELTAFEQVVVLAAGPEPEYQRLVGIYRGEADRLMPLRVVPEEVAQ; via the coding sequence GTGGCTGAGGCAGGTGGGTTTTACGCCATCGATAAGCCGGTTGGCATAACCTCCCAGCTGGCGCTGAGTATCGCCAAACGGCAGCTCAAGGTGCGTAAAGCAGGTCATAGTGGAACCCTTGACCCTCTAGCCTCTGGTCTATTGATCGTTGCCGTCGGATCTTGGTCTCGTTTGCTTGCTTTTGTGCTCGGCGCTGACAAGGTCTATCGCGGAGTAGTGCGTTGTGGATTGAGAACCGACAGCCTCGACATCACCGGGTCAATCCAGGGTTTTCGGCCGGTGCCTGCCGGAGTTGACGCCGAAGTGGTGCGGCGAGCACTCCAAAGGTTCAAGGGCCCGATTCAACAGCTCCCACCAGCATTTAGCGCTCTCAAAGTTAATGGAGTACGCGCATATGAGCTCGCCCGCGCTGGTTCAGAGGTGACATTAGAGCGCCGTTCGGTGGTGATCCACGATATTGAGCTCCTCGGCCTTACTAGGTCGGGTCCATTCCTCGATGTCGAGCTACGAATTGCTTGTTCTTCAGGAACGTATATTCGTTCTATCGCCAGGGATCTTGGTGAGCTTCTGGAGACGGGAGCGACGCTGTCATCGCTTCGAAGGGAGTCGATCGGAGAGGTTACTCTAGATGCTGCCAAGGACCCGATGTCGATCGAGCGAGAGGATCGGTTAAGCCTATCGGCAGTTTTCCCAAGCTTCGGGCGCTACGAGATAGATGAGGAGATCCTCAGGATGGCACGCCATGGTCACCCACTCGACCGGCCGAGAGAGCTCACCGCCTTTGAACAGGTAGTCGTCCTTGCTGCCGGACCGGAACCTGAGTACCAGCGACTTGTAGGAATCTATAGAGGTGAGGCCGATAGGCTGATGCCATTGCGAGTTGTACCAGAAGAGGTGGCTCAATGA
- the dapB gene encoding 4-hydroxy-tetrahydrodipicolinate reductase, with translation MRIGVLGAGGKVGSSVCRAILEEPGYELVAAVDPKLAGIDLGQMLGRNAAGLIARRDVEALISEAPEVVIDFTEARASFHNLLKLAQAQIPAVVGTTGFTDDEMRRLGEAFEGVGCVIASNFSIGAILMMRCAAMCAPFFESVEIVEAHHDQKVDAPSGTSLETAMRITDARRVANQPGFLQDRTSNLKVEGARGGVVDGDVRIHSLRLRGAVAHHEVIFGTASQTLTIRHDSHDRSSFVPGVLLAVDRVTGLDRLVVGIDGFLGQD, from the coding sequence ATGCGAATTGGAGTGCTCGGTGCGGGTGGTAAGGTTGGTTCCAGCGTATGTCGCGCGATTCTCGAGGAGCCTGGGTATGAGCTGGTTGCAGCTGTAGACCCGAAGCTCGCCGGGATTGATCTTGGTCAGATGCTCGGAAGGAATGCAGCCGGGCTCATCGCCCGTCGTGACGTCGAGGCGTTGATCTCCGAGGCGCCGGAGGTGGTAATAGATTTTACCGAGGCGCGCGCCTCCTTTCATAATCTGCTAAAGCTTGCTCAGGCCCAGATACCAGCGGTGGTGGGAACGACTGGATTTACCGACGACGAGATGAGACGCCTAGGTGAGGCGTTCGAGGGTGTGGGTTGCGTGATCGCCTCCAACTTCTCGATAGGTGCCATTCTGATGATGCGTTGTGCTGCTATGTGTGCGCCTTTTTTTGAGAGCGTGGAGATTGTGGAGGCACATCACGACCAGAAGGTTGATGCGCCATCTGGAACGTCACTTGAGACTGCTATGAGGATTACCGATGCACGCAGAGTGGCGAACCAGCCCGGATTTCTTCAAGATAGGACGAGTAATCTAAAAGTTGAGGGTGCACGAGGTGGTGTGGTTGATGGGGATGTACGCATCCACTCTCTGCGTCTTCGTGGGGCTGTTGCGCACCATGAGGTTATCTTTGGAACCGCTAGCCAGACGCTGACGATCCGTCATGACTCCCATGACAGATCTTCATTTGTACCAGGAGTTTTGTTGGCTGTAGATCGAGTTACCGGACTCGATCGCTTGGTCGTTGGGATCGATGGTTTTCTTGGCCAGGATTGA
- a CDS encoding ribosome-binding factor A, with protein sequence MATRGSHRYERVDRVSRLLQEVVAWELERIGDIDDRVELLTITEVRVRPDLRSALVFFASLPEEAELALDEHRIELQAAIARQVRMKRTPQLQFVVDDVLAASEEIEAVLRRHHQQLG encoded by the coding sequence ATGGCTACAAGGGGTTCGCACAGGTATGAGAGAGTCGATCGAGTATCTCGGCTATTACAGGAGGTAGTAGCCTGGGAGCTGGAGCGAATTGGCGATATCGATGACCGAGTAGAGCTGCTAACCATCACCGAGGTGCGAGTTCGCCCGGATCTGCGCTCCGCGTTGGTCTTTTTCGCCTCGCTTCCCGAAGAGGCGGAGCTCGCCCTTGATGAACATCGCATCGAGCTACAGGCGGCTATCGCGCGCCAGGTGAGGATGAAGCGTACCCCGCAGCTGCAGTTCGTCGTCGATGATGTCTTGGCAGCATCTGAGGAGATTGAGGCCGTCCTCCGTCGTCACCATCAACAGCTTGGGTAA